The window ATTTCTTCCTCGGAATAATCGACCAAATCGAGACGGATCTCTGCAAGTTCTTCTTTTTTAACCTGGTACAGACATTTTGCGAAATCCGGTTCGCAAAAACTAATGCAGATCATCTATCAATTCCTCCATTTCATTAAGTGTGATTTTTTCAACAACAGCTTCTCCGATTTTTTTAAGAAAAACAAAATTTATGCTGTCGCCTTCCCGTTTTTTGTCTTTTCTCAATACGTCAAACAATTTGGATTTATCAATGTCCAGAGAGGTGGGCAGCTGAAAATTTTTAAGTAATTTAATAACTTTCTGATAATCTTCCTGATTCAGAAAGCCCTTTTTCATGGAGATACCTGCAGCCAGTACTATTCCTATGCTGATGCTCTCGCCATGCATCAGTCCGCAAAGCTTTTCAACAGCATGTCCCAGGGTATGTCCGAAATTCAATTTGCGGCGTTCTCCTTTTTCTTTTTCATCCGCCTGGACAATAGCAGCTTTTACCATTAATGAGTCGTGCACGATTTTGTGAACCACGGGAATATCATGCTGAAGAGCCCGGCTGTAGTTTCTTACCAGGAAATTGAACAATTCTGCATCTTTGATCATTGCAGCCTTTGCTATTTCGGCAAGGCCGGAATTATAAGTTCTTTCATCCAGTGTCCTGAGCAGCTCGAAATCGCAAATTACGAATTTGGGCTGGGCAAAGACACCGATCATATTTTTGAAACCATGGAAATTTACCCCGTTTTTTCCGCCTATGCTGGCATCTACCTGCGAGAGCAGGGTGGTAGAGACAAAGCCGAAAGGTACCCCTCTCATAAACGTGGATGCTGCAAAACCAGTGATGTCGCAAACAATCCCTCCTCCAATTCCAAGGATAAAAGAGGAACGGTCAACTTCATATTCCAGAAATTTGTCATAAATATCTTTTAGAGTTTCCAGGGTCTTGATTTGTTCACCACGTCCGATTTTAATTACAGGAACCTCTGGAAAATCTTTGCCATAGAGACTTTCGACGTATTCATCCGTTACAATTACTGTTTTACCTGCAGGTAAATATTTTGAGACATTTTTCAATGACTCGCCCAATAAAATATCTGATTGGGCTGTGCCGGCAGTTATTGTTATTTTTTGCATTTTCCTTTGGCTTTCTGAATTATTTGTCAATAAAAACAATCGACATTATTGTATTTTCTCTTCTTCGTTTTCGTTCATGATGGCATTTTGGTGGTTGATGGATTCAATATGAATGGCTTTATAAACCGTTTCGATAAATTCGGCGCTTAGCCCCATTTTTTGTCCCATGCCAACGCGTTTATTTAATATTTCATCCCAACGTTTTGTTTGTAAAATAGTGATTGCGTTAGCCTTTTTATAACGGCCTATATCTTCGGCAACCTTCATACGTTTGTCAAAAATAGTCATAATTTCGTCATCATACTTATCAATGAGCACCCTGAGTTCTTCCAGGGTAACAAGTGCTTCTCCCGTAGGATCGGGTTTTCTCAGGACAAGTTTATTGATCAGTTGTTGGAGGTCGTCAGGGGTGAGCTGTTGGCTGGCGTCGCTGAGCGCTTCTTCAGGATGAATATGCGATTCAATGATCAGTCCGTCGAAATCAAGGTCCATTGCCTTTTGTGATATCTCTAGCAGATATTTGCGGTTTCCTGAAATGTGACTGGGATCGGTAATAAT of the Bacteroidota bacterium genome contains:
- the aroB gene encoding 3-dehydroquinate synthase, with the protein product MQKITITAGTAQSDILLGESLKNVSKYLPAGKTVIVTDEYVESLYGKDFPEVPVIKIGRGEQIKTLETLKDIYDKFLEYEVDRSSFILGIGGGIVCDITGFAASTFMRGVPFGFVSTTLLSQVDASIGGKNGVNFHGFKNMIGVFAQPKFVICDFELLRTLDERTYNSGLAEIAKAAMIKDAELFNFLVRNYSRALQHDIPVVHKIVHDSLMVKAAIVQADEKEKGERRKLNFGHTLGHAVEKLCGLMHGESISIGIVLAAGISMKKGFLNQEDYQKVIKLLKNFQLPTSLDIDKSKLFDVLRKDKKREGDSINFVFLKKIGEAVVEKITLNEMEELIDDLH